A single region of the Nocardioides sp. W7 genome encodes:
- the leuA gene encoding 2-isopropylmalate synthase, producing the protein MTIPKQQSGRMPHQRYQPFPPIDLPDRTWPSQTITEAPRWLSTDLRDGNQALIDPMSPARKMKMFELLVRMGYKEIEVGFPSASETDFSFVRQLIEGEHIPDDVTISVLTQAREDLIERSVQSLVGVPRANIHLYNAVAPLFRRVVFRASKDEIKDIAVRGTELVMKHVENHLDTTVIGYEYSPEIFTSTELPFSLEVCEAVSDIWQPEDGREIILNLPATIESATPNVYADQIEWFSRQLTRRENTVISLHPHNDRGTAVAATELAMMAGADRVEGCLFGHGERTGNVCLVTLGMNLFSQGIDPMISFSDIDEIRRTVEYCTQLPVHPRHPYAGDLVYTAFSGSHQDAIKKGLEDLEIRAAELGIPVGEIAWEAPYLPIDPKDVGRTYEAVIRVNSQSGKGGVAYVLKAEHKLDLPRRAQIEFSRVIQQHTDAEGGEVTPEDIWGIFRAEYLDREVPLKLNSVHTSSAAGEKDALTVNVYLDGVIRTLEGSGNGPIAAFVNAINELPNQFDVRVLDYAEHALSSGGDALAAAYVECAVGDEILWGVGVDANIVTASLKAVISAVNRRA; encoded by the coding sequence ATGACCATTCCGAAGCAGCAGAGCGGCCGCATGCCGCACCAGCGGTACCAGCCCTTCCCGCCCATCGACCTGCCCGACCGGACCTGGCCGTCGCAGACGATCACCGAGGCGCCGCGCTGGCTCTCGACCGACCTGCGCGACGGCAACCAGGCCCTCATCGACCCGATGAGCCCGGCGCGCAAGATGAAGATGTTCGAGCTGCTCGTGCGGATGGGCTACAAGGAGATCGAGGTCGGCTTCCCGTCGGCCTCGGAGACCGACTTCTCCTTCGTGCGCCAGCTGATCGAGGGCGAGCACATCCCCGACGACGTCACGATCTCCGTGCTGACCCAGGCCCGTGAGGACCTGATCGAGCGCAGCGTGCAGTCGCTGGTCGGGGTGCCGCGCGCGAACATCCACCTCTACAACGCGGTGGCCCCGCTGTTTCGCCGCGTCGTGTTCCGCGCGAGCAAGGACGAGATCAAGGACATCGCGGTCCGCGGCACCGAGCTGGTCATGAAGCACGTCGAGAACCACCTCGACACCACGGTGATCGGCTACGAGTACAGCCCCGAGATCTTCACCTCCACCGAGCTGCCGTTCTCGCTGGAGGTCTGCGAGGCCGTCTCCGACATCTGGCAGCCCGAGGACGGCCGCGAGATCATCCTCAACCTGCCGGCGACCATCGAGTCCGCGACGCCGAACGTCTACGCCGACCAGATCGAGTGGTTCTCCCGTCAGCTGACCCGGCGCGAGAACACCGTGATCTCGCTGCACCCCCACAACGACCGGGGTACGGCGGTCGCCGCGACCGAGCTCGCGATGATGGCCGGCGCCGACCGCGTCGAGGGCTGCCTGTTCGGCCACGGCGAGCGCACCGGCAACGTCTGCCTGGTCACCCTCGGCATGAATCTGTTCAGCCAGGGCATCGACCCGATGATCAGCTTCAGCGACATCGACGAGATCCGCCGTACCGTCGAGTACTGCACGCAGTTGCCGGTCCACCCGCGCCACCCCTACGCGGGCGACCTGGTCTACACGGCGTTCTCGGGCTCGCACCAGGACGCGATCAAGAAGGGCCTGGAGGACCTCGAGATCCGGGCCGCCGAGCTGGGCATCCCGGTCGGCGAGATCGCCTGGGAGGCGCCGTACCTCCCGATCGACCCGAAGGACGTCGGCCGCACCTACGAGGCCGTGATCCGGGTCAACAGCCAGTCCGGCAAGGGCGGCGTCGCCTACGTGCTGAAGGCCGAGCACAAGCTCGACCTGCCGCGCCGGGCCCAGATCGAGTTCAGCCGGGTCATCCAGCAGCACACCGACGCCGAGGGCGGCGAGGTCACGCCGGAGGACATCTGGGGGATCTTCCGGGCCGAGTACCTCGACCGCGAGGTGCCGCTGAAGCTCAACTCGGTGCACACCTCCTCGGCCGCGGGGGAGAAGGACGCTCTCACCGTCAACGTCTACCTCGACGGGGTGATCCGCACCCTGGAGGGCTCGGGCAACGGCCCGATCGCCGCGTTCGTCAACGCGATCAACGAGCTCCCGAACCAGTTCGACGTGCGGGTCCTCGACTACGCCGAGCACGCCCTCTCCTCGGGCGGCGACGCGCTGGCCGCGGCGTACGTCGAGTGCGCCGTCGGCGACGAGATCCTCTGGGGTGTCGGCGTCGACGCCAACATCGTCACCGCGTCCCTGAAGGCGGTCATCAGCGCCGTCAACCGCCGCGCCTGA
- a CDS encoding isoprenyl transferase has product MKRQVRPPTPHPSGATPPPIPKELVPRHVAVVMDGNGRWAKERGLPRTKGHEQGESSLFDVVEGAIEIGVKAVSAYAFSTENWSRSPDEVRFLMGFNRDVIRRRRDEMHELGVRVRWAGRAPRLWKSVIKELQVAEELTKDNDVCTLTMCVNYGGRAELADTARSIAREVAAGRLNPEKIDEKVFARHLYVPEQSDADLVWRTSGEQRLSNFMLWQAAYSEFVYSDVLWPDVDRRHLWAAIDEYARRDRRYGGAVPNRA; this is encoded by the coding sequence GTGAAGCGCCAGGTCCGACCGCCCACCCCGCACCCGTCGGGAGCCACCCCGCCCCCGATCCCCAAGGAGCTGGTGCCCCGGCACGTCGCGGTCGTGATGGACGGCAACGGTCGCTGGGCCAAGGAGCGGGGTCTGCCGCGCACCAAGGGCCACGAGCAGGGCGAGAGCTCACTGTTCGACGTGGTCGAAGGGGCGATCGAGATCGGGGTGAAGGCGGTCTCGGCGTACGCCTTCTCAACCGAGAACTGGAGCCGCTCGCCCGACGAGGTGCGGTTCCTGATGGGCTTCAACCGCGACGTGATCCGGCGGCGCCGCGACGAGATGCACGAGCTCGGCGTCCGGGTCCGCTGGGCCGGACGCGCACCGCGGCTGTGGAAGTCGGTCATCAAGGAGCTGCAGGTCGCCGAGGAGCTCACGAAGGACAACGACGTCTGCACGCTGACGATGTGCGTCAACTACGGCGGTCGGGCCGAGCTCGCCGACACCGCCCGCAGCATCGCCCGCGAGGTGGCCGCCGGCCGGCTGAACCCGGAGAAGATCGACGAGAAGGTCTTCGCGCGCCACCTCTACGTGCCCGAGCAGTCCGATGCCGACCTGGTCTGGCGCACCTCGGGGGAGCAGCGGCTCTCGAACTTCATGCTGTGGCAGGCGGCGTACAGCGAGTTCGTCTACTCCGACGTGCTGTGGCCCGACGTCGACCGCCGGCACCTGTGGGCGGCGATCGACGAGTACGCCCGGCGTGACCGGCGGTACGGCGGGGCGGTTCCCAACCGGGCCTGA
- a CDS encoding PAS domain S-box protein, with the protein MPPGGHRYVGWPVTLLLLTMTLVAGVTTVVADPGEPITYRWPVAGFAAATLVLAPRHRWSVVALAIAAAAGGTHLLDGQGVALSLAFALACTAGALLSAVLLTARRGDARPGLTTQEDFLRLLVAAVLGGAVAAGLITLGVAVLTEGASLPTAFGLTYGAHSAAVLVTLPAALTLTGPGPSGRLGELVFQASAVAIVTVAVFTPGQHLPLVFLPLPLLVWGALRFDIRTVAFEVLLFSGLVTFLTARGYGPFGGAIDAGLVDGNGATGMRQAYLVCAAVLTLPLAIAVHQRLKLLRRVTADEQLFRRNFTESLIGMVLMHQRGEELVIVDTNETAARILGGERDAIVGRTLESLLVVEGRVPTSFSRVHPDNPHGWRDHAEVAARPGSRVEVAVSLLTKQAPTRIWSAQLLDVSAENDARHRLEAAEKLTSATLDTTACIILVTDREGRIVRANAATTDLTGYAASELVGRRVRDTAFEPADAGDLEAMFSWPDRSGVPPTREGDLVSKGGETLRVVWSNNVVRDESGSPTYAVLTGIDVTAERASTGMVDHLMRASFTTALVGIDTAGRVTVVNSGAQHMLGYGPDDIVGQPFTRILDPDELLARTGAGTVAEAFDQLIAQVGVDGETRPRDWTWVTRSGHHQTVSMTLSVAEDPFASQVGFLCVGRDVTDQRQGQEMLVAALEKERTAVERLRYLDEAKDEFVSTVSHELRTPVTSIVGYTEMLSDGTLVRPDPAQVPLLETIARNGQRLIVICNDLLLLSGLGADNLKWKREPVDLAETLAPVEEAIRPLVAGRDLSVTFQPPAGAVPVLGDRSQLERVLLNLLSNAVKFTDDGGIVRCRLAVDGTDAVVTVCDTGIGIPVEEQDGLFQKFFRSSTAQERAIQGTGLGLSIVAAIVSGHRGQISVESAHLAGTTFTVRIPLAP; encoded by the coding sequence ATGCCACCAGGGGGTCACCGGTATGTCGGCTGGCCGGTCACCCTCCTCCTGCTGACCATGACCCTCGTGGCCGGGGTGACGACCGTCGTGGCCGATCCCGGCGAACCGATCACCTACCGCTGGCCGGTGGCCGGGTTCGCCGCCGCGACCCTGGTCCTCGCGCCGCGGCACCGCTGGTCGGTCGTCGCCCTCGCGATCGCGGCCGCAGCGGGCGGCACGCACCTGCTCGACGGTCAGGGCGTCGCCCTCAGCCTCGCCTTCGCACTGGCCTGCACGGCCGGCGCGCTCCTCAGCGCCGTGCTCCTCACCGCGCGCCGGGGCGACGCGCGGCCCGGGCTGACCACGCAGGAGGACTTCCTGCGGCTGCTCGTCGCCGCAGTCCTCGGCGGTGCCGTCGCAGCCGGGCTGATCACCCTCGGCGTCGCCGTCCTGACGGAGGGCGCCTCGCTGCCGACGGCGTTCGGGTTGACGTACGGCGCCCACTCCGCAGCGGTCCTGGTCACCCTCCCGGCCGCGCTGACGCTGACCGGCCCCGGGCCGAGCGGCCGGCTCGGGGAGCTGGTGTTCCAGGCGAGCGCCGTCGCGATCGTGACCGTGGCGGTCTTCACCCCCGGCCAGCATCTGCCGCTGGTCTTCCTGCCGCTCCCGCTGCTGGTCTGGGGTGCGCTGCGCTTCGACATCCGCACGGTGGCATTCGAGGTACTGCTCTTCAGCGGTCTCGTCACCTTCCTCACCGCGCGCGGCTACGGGCCGTTCGGTGGCGCCATCGACGCCGGTCTCGTGGACGGCAACGGCGCCACCGGCATGCGCCAGGCCTACCTCGTCTGCGCCGCCGTGCTCACGCTGCCGCTGGCGATCGCCGTACACCAGCGCCTGAAGCTGCTGCGGCGCGTCACCGCGGACGAGCAGCTGTTCCGGCGCAACTTCACCGAGTCCCTGATCGGCATGGTGCTGATGCATCAGCGCGGGGAGGAGCTCGTGATCGTCGACACCAACGAGACCGCGGCCCGGATCCTGGGCGGTGAGCGGGACGCCATCGTCGGCCGGACCCTGGAGTCGCTGCTGGTCGTGGAGGGTCGGGTGCCGACGTCGTTCTCCCGGGTCCACCCCGACAACCCGCACGGCTGGCGCGACCACGCGGAGGTGGCGGCGCGGCCCGGCAGCCGGGTCGAGGTCGCCGTCTCACTGCTCACCAAGCAGGCGCCGACCCGGATCTGGTCGGCGCAGCTGCTCGACGTGAGCGCCGAGAACGACGCCCGCCACCGGCTCGAGGCCGCCGAGAAGCTCACCAGCGCCACCCTCGACACCACCGCCTGCATCATCCTGGTCACCGACCGCGAGGGCCGGATCGTCCGGGCCAACGCCGCCACGACCGACCTCACCGGGTACGCCGCCTCCGAGCTGGTCGGCCGGCGGGTCCGGGACACCGCGTTCGAGCCTGCCGACGCCGGCGACCTCGAGGCGATGTTCAGCTGGCCGGACCGCTCCGGCGTCCCGCCGACCCGCGAGGGGGACCTGGTCTCCAAGGGCGGCGAGACCCTCCGGGTCGTCTGGAGCAACAACGTCGTCCGCGACGAGTCCGGCTCGCCGACGTACGCCGTGCTGACCGGCATCGACGTCACGGCCGAGCGCGCGTCGACCGGGATGGTCGACCACCTGATGCGGGCCTCGTTCACGACCGCGCTGGTCGGGATCGACACCGCGGGCCGGGTCACCGTCGTCAACTCCGGCGCCCAGCACATGCTCGGCTACGGGCCCGACGACATCGTCGGTCAGCCCTTCACCCGCATCCTCGACCCCGACGAACTCCTCGCCCGCACGGGCGCCGGAACGGTCGCGGAGGCCTTCGACCAGCTCATCGCCCAGGTCGGCGTGGACGGCGAGACCCGCCCGCGCGACTGGACCTGGGTGACCCGCTCCGGACACCACCAGACCGTGTCGATGACGCTCAGCGTCGCCGAGGACCCGTTCGCCTCCCAGGTCGGCTTCCTCTGCGTGGGCCGCGACGTCACCGACCAGCGACAGGGCCAGGAGATGCTGGTCGCCGCGCTGGAGAAGGAGCGGACCGCGGTCGAGCGGCTGCGCTACCTCGACGAGGCGAAGGACGAGTTCGTCTCGACCGTCTCCCACGAGCTGCGCACGCCCGTGACGAGCATCGTCGGCTACACCGAGATGCTCTCCGACGGCACCCTGGTGCGCCCCGACCCGGCCCAGGTGCCGCTGCTGGAGACGATCGCCCGCAACGGCCAGCGGCTGATCGTCATCTGCAACGACCTGCTGCTGCTCTCCGGGCTCGGCGCCGACAACCTCAAGTGGAAGCGCGAGCCGGTCGACCTGGCCGAGACGCTGGCCCCGGTCGAGGAGGCGATCCGGCCGCTGGTGGCCGGTCGCGACCTGAGCGTCACCTTCCAGCCGCCCGCCGGTGCGGTGCCGGTGCTCGGCGACCGCTCACAGCTCGAGCGGGTGCTGCTCAACCTGCTGAGCAACGCGGTGAAGTTCACCGACGACGGCGGCATCGTGCGGTGCCGCCTGGCCGTCGACGGCACCGACGCGGTCGTCACGGTCTGCGACACCGGCATCGGCATCCCCGTGGAGGAGCAGGACGGGCTGTTCCAGAAGTTCTTCCGCAGCTCCACCGCTCAGGAGCGCGCCATCCAGGGCACCGGGCTGGGTCTGTCGATCGTCGCCGCCATCGTCTCCGGCCACCGGGGACAGATCTCGGTCGAGTCCGCCCACCTCGCCGGCACCACCTTCACCGTCCGCATCCCCCTCGCCCCCTGA
- a CDS encoding iron-containing redox enzyme family protein, whose product MLTPKARGPLSAAVLEALATAPDRIATPSPESAEDAAIALWALYELHYRGFDGVDDALEWHPGLLGVRRELEIDLEDRLRSRYVPHAWEGDLAEALFGYVAEHDGASLARHVQSTATEEQVLDLFRVRSIYHLKEADPTSWVIPRLPTGPKAALVELQFDEYGGGDPNRLHSHLWALGMDALGLRADYGAYVDDAPLEILEQNNVMSLFGLHRRLRGAALGHLAAFEMTSSLPSRRMAQGLERLGMAPAMIEYYTEHVEADAVHEQLAARTICGALVGAEPALADDVFLGAFSCLDLEDRFARRQLAEWGAA is encoded by the coding sequence GTGCTGACCCCGAAGGCCCGTGGCCCGCTGAGTGCCGCGGTCCTGGAGGCGCTCGCCACGGCTCCCGACCGGATCGCCACGCCCTCGCCCGAGTCGGCGGAGGACGCCGCGATCGCGCTCTGGGCGCTCTACGAGCTCCACTACCGGGGCTTCGACGGGGTCGACGACGCGCTGGAGTGGCACCCCGGTCTGCTGGGGGTACGCCGAGAGCTGGAGATCGACCTCGAGGACCGGCTGCGTAGTCGATACGTCCCGCACGCCTGGGAGGGCGACCTGGCGGAGGCGCTGTTCGGCTACGTGGCCGAGCACGACGGTGCCTCGCTCGCGCGACACGTGCAGAGCACGGCCACGGAGGAGCAGGTGCTCGACCTGTTCCGGGTGCGCTCGATCTACCACCTCAAGGAGGCCGACCCCACGTCGTGGGTGATTCCCCGGCTGCCGACGGGGCCGAAGGCCGCGCTGGTCGAGCTGCAGTTCGACGAGTACGGCGGCGGCGACCCCAACCGGCTGCACAGCCACCTGTGGGCCCTGGGCATGGACGCGCTCGGCCTGCGTGCCGACTACGGGGCGTACGTCGACGACGCGCCGCTGGAGATCCTCGAGCAGAACAACGTGATGTCGCTCTTCGGCCTGCACCGCCGGCTGCGCGGCGCCGCGCTCGGGCACCTGGCCGCGTTCGAGATGACCAGCTCGCTGCCGTCGAGGCGGATGGCCCAGGGCCTCGAACGGCTCGGCATGGCGCCCGCGATGATCGAGTACTACACCGAGCACGTCGAGGCCGACGCGGTGCACGAGCAGCTCGCCGCCCGGACGATCTGCGGTGCCCTGGTCGGAGCCGAGCCGGCACTGGCCGACGACGTCTTCCTCGGCGCGTTCTCCTGCCTCGACCTCGAGGACCGCTTCGCCCGCCGGCAGCTGGCCGAATGGGGTGCGGCATGA
- a CDS encoding alpha/beta hydrolase, with product MLVSERIGQLFVESEAGRDRLEYTEYGAGDAWVVLLHGQLMPRRMHQPLARALAAQGLHVVTLDLLGHGRSDRPADPHAYSMHAWAEQVLALLDHLGAAQAVVGGTSLGANVSLEVAVLAPERVRGLIAEMPVLNNALEAGIVAFGSLLLAARFLPFTVDGVRLLTRPVPRGIVPFWAGIALDTLDQRADSVAAVVHGLFFGRVAPSSRQRRAITAPALVVGHPADPIHPAADAAMLAEELPNATFLRARSILEWRLRPERLDRAAAGFALGCWHTPAVARRTTGRPSGRRRRSDG from the coding sequence ATGTTGGTCTCGGAGCGGATCGGGCAGCTCTTCGTGGAGAGCGAGGCGGGGCGCGACCGCCTCGAGTACACCGAGTACGGCGCGGGCGACGCGTGGGTCGTCCTGCTGCACGGCCAGCTGATGCCGCGTCGGATGCACCAGCCCCTGGCCCGTGCCCTGGCGGCCCAGGGACTGCACGTCGTGACCCTCGACCTGCTGGGCCACGGCCGCTCGGACCGGCCGGCCGACCCGCACGCGTACTCGATGCACGCCTGGGCCGAGCAGGTCCTGGCCCTGCTCGACCACCTGGGCGCGGCCCAGGCCGTGGTCGGCGGCACCTCGCTGGGGGCCAACGTCTCCCTGGAGGTGGCGGTGCTGGCCCCGGAGCGGGTGCGGGGGCTGATCGCCGAGATGCCGGTGCTCAACAACGCCCTCGAGGCGGGGATCGTCGCGTTCGGGTCGCTGCTGCTCGCTGCCCGGTTCCTGCCGTTCACCGTCGACGGCGTCCGGCTGCTGACCCGGCCGGTGCCCCGCGGGATCGTGCCGTTCTGGGCGGGCATCGCGCTCGACACCCTCGACCAGCGGGCCGACTCCGTCGCCGCGGTCGTGCACGGCCTCTTCTTCGGCCGGGTGGCGCCGTCCTCGCGCCAGCGCCGGGCGATCACGGCTCCTGCCCTGGTGGTCGGGCACCCGGCCGATCCGATCCACCCCGCCGCCGATGCGGCGATGCTGGCCGAGGAGCTGCCCAACGCCACCTTCCTGCGGGCGCGCAGCATCCTGGAGTGGCGGCTCCGGCCCGAACGGCTCGACCGGGCCGCCGCGGGCTTCGCGCTCGGCTGCTGGCACACACCGGCCGTGGCGCGTCGTACGACCGGGCGTCCTTCGGGGCGTCGCCGCCGCAGCGACGGCTGA
- a CDS encoding SRPBCC family protein: protein MSRNTRLLHATPDEVWDVLADGWLYPLWVVGASRMREVDDHWPEVGALLHHSVGSWPLLVDDNTEVLECVPGSMLRLRARAWPGGEAEVVLRLEASGTETEVVIEEDAVAGPARLVPKPLRDVPLAWRNVETLRRLAYVAERRP, encoded by the coding sequence ATGAGCCGCAACACCCGTCTCCTGCACGCCACTCCCGACGAGGTCTGGGACGTCCTGGCCGACGGCTGGCTCTACCCGCTGTGGGTGGTCGGCGCCTCGCGGATGCGCGAGGTCGACGACCACTGGCCCGAGGTCGGGGCGTTGCTGCACCACTCCGTCGGCAGCTGGCCGCTACTGGTGGACGACAACACCGAGGTCCTGGAGTGTGTCCCCGGCTCGATGCTGAGGCTGCGGGCGCGCGCCTGGCCCGGCGGCGAGGCCGAGGTGGTCCTGCGCCTGGAGGCCTCCGGCACCGAGACCGAGGTCGTCATCGAGGAGGACGCCGTCGCCGGCCCCGCCCGGCTGGTGCCGAAGCCGTTGCGCGACGTACCCCTCGCGTGGCGCAACGTCGAGACGCTGCGGCGGCTCGCCTACGTGGCGGAGCGGCGTCCGTGA
- a CDS encoding response regulator transcription factor, whose product MTSTTPGRATLGPVRLGVLDEPELVATGLAGMLGPHSDRVELALLDDSTTSTDGLDVVLCDPLLRDRGARDHVEQVAGLGTARVLVYTWNTRAPGLSEVIEAGALGIVPKSSTTRELLAAVEAAHRGETVDGVPHETVEVFPLLSQRESDVLHLICRGLSNLEIATELYVSVNSVKTYIRQIYAKTGVARRTQAVAWAHRQGYSP is encoded by the coding sequence ATGACGTCGACCACCCCCGGGCGGGCCACGCTCGGCCCGGTCCGCCTCGGCGTGCTGGACGAGCCAGAGCTCGTCGCCACCGGCCTCGCCGGCATGCTCGGTCCGCACAGCGACCGCGTCGAGCTGGCCCTCCTGGACGACTCCACGACCTCGACCGACGGCCTCGACGTCGTCCTCTGCGACCCGCTGCTGCGCGACCGGGGCGCCCGCGACCACGTCGAGCAGGTCGCCGGTCTCGGCACCGCCCGGGTCCTCGTCTACACCTGGAACACCCGGGCCCCGGGCCTCAGCGAGGTCATCGAGGCCGGCGCCCTCGGCATCGTGCCGAAGTCGTCGACGACTCGCGAGCTGCTCGCGGCCGTCGAGGCCGCACACCGGGGCGAGACCGTCGACGGCGTGCCCCACGAGACGGTCGAGGTGTTCCCGCTGCTGAGCCAGCGGGAGTCGGACGTGCTGCACCTGATCTGTCGCGGCCTGAGCAACCTGGAGATCGCCACCGAGCTGTACGTCAGCGTCAACTCGGTCAAGACCTACATCCGGCAGATCTACGCCAAGACCGGAGTCGCCCGGCGTACCCAGGCCGTCGCCTGGGCGCACCGCCAGGGCTACTCCCCCTGA
- a CDS encoding CDGSH iron-sulfur domain-containing protein has product MSEAESYDHPDVILCPGGPMLLRGDHVVQDAEGVAHRTSRPVSAVCRCGKSASKPWCDGTHQVLPAKLRPS; this is encoded by the coding sequence ATGAGCGAAGCGGAGAGCTACGACCACCCGGACGTCATCCTGTGCCCGGGTGGCCCGATGCTGCTGCGGGGCGACCACGTGGTGCAGGACGCCGAGGGCGTTGCGCACCGCACCAGCCGCCCGGTCTCGGCGGTGTGCCGGTGCGGGAAGTCCGCCAGCAAGCCCTGGTGCGACGGCACCCACCAGGTGCTGCCGGCGAAGCTCCGGCCCTCCTGA
- a CDS encoding RsmD family RNA methyltransferase — protein sequence MTAGTVEFGSLRIRYDDRVLRPRPWTAAQSEWGAELLRTGPAGTVLELCCGAGQIGLLTIAREARPLVCVDLNPVACDFTRHNATAAGVAELVEVREGAIDEMLQPQDRFALVLADPPWVRRAETDRFPEDPLLAIDGGDDGLDVAWLCVGAASAHLVDGGSALLQLGTVEQAQRVGAGLASYDLRLAEVREHDGGVVARLARP from the coding sequence GTGACCGCGGGCACCGTCGAGTTCGGAAGCCTCCGGATCAGGTACGACGACCGCGTGCTGCGGCCGCGGCCATGGACCGCCGCCCAGTCGGAGTGGGGCGCCGAGCTGCTGCGCACCGGCCCCGCGGGAACGGTGCTGGAGCTGTGCTGCGGTGCGGGTCAGATCGGCCTGCTCACGATCGCGCGGGAGGCCCGCCCGCTGGTGTGCGTCGACCTGAACCCGGTCGCCTGCGACTTCACCCGGCACAACGCGACCGCGGCCGGGGTGGCGGAGCTCGTGGAGGTCCGGGAGGGCGCCATCGACGAGATGCTGCAGCCGCAGGACCGGTTCGCGCTGGTGCTGGCCGATCCCCCGTGGGTGCGCCGCGCCGAGACCGACCGCTTCCCCGAGGACCCGCTGCTGGCCATCGACGGCGGCGACGACGGGCTCGACGTCGCGTGGCTCTGCGTGGGCGCCGCATCCGCGCACCTCGTGGACGGCGGGTCGGCCCTCCTCCAGCTGGGCACCGTCGAGCAGGCCCAGCGGGTGGGTGCCGGCCTCGCGTCGTACGACCTGCGACTCGCCGAGGTGCGTGAGCACGACGGCGGGGTCGTCGCCCGACTCGCCCGGCCGTAG
- the recO gene encoding DNA repair protein RecO, with protein MPLYRDEAIVLRTHKLGEADRIITLLTRHRGRVRAVAKGVRRTTSRFGSRLEPFTHVDLQLAEGRNLDTITQAETLSLFHAGLGLDYDRYTAGTVMLETAERLVSEEKEPALQQFLLLVGGLRVLASGERGPSQVLDSYLLRSLAVAGYAPTFHHCARCGLEGEHRWFNHSMGGVLCATCRVPGSASPAGETLLLMGALLAGDWPTVELAEPRHLKEASGVVAAYLAWHLERSLRSLAYVER; from the coding sequence GTGCCTCTCTACCGCGACGAGGCGATCGTGCTGCGCACCCACAAGCTGGGGGAGGCCGACCGCATCATCACCCTGCTGACCCGCCACCGCGGTCGGGTCCGTGCCGTCGCGAAGGGGGTACGCCGGACGACGTCCCGCTTCGGCTCCCGCCTCGAGCCGTTCACGCACGTCGACCTCCAGCTCGCGGAGGGGCGCAACCTCGACACGATCACCCAGGCGGAGACGCTGAGCCTCTTCCACGCCGGGCTCGGACTCGACTACGACCGCTACACCGCCGGCACGGTGATGCTCGAGACCGCCGAGCGGCTGGTCTCGGAGGAGAAGGAGCCGGCGCTGCAGCAGTTTCTGCTCCTCGTCGGCGGGCTGCGGGTGCTGGCCTCGGGGGAGCGTGGCCCGAGCCAGGTGCTCGACTCCTACCTGCTCCGTTCGCTCGCGGTCGCCGGCTACGCCCCGACGTTCCACCACTGCGCCCGGTGCGGCCTGGAGGGCGAGCATCGCTGGTTCAACCACTCGATGGGCGGGGTGCTGTGCGCGACCTGCCGGGTGCCGGGCTCGGCGAGCCCCGCTGGGGAGACGCTGCTGCTGATGGGCGCGCTGCTCGCCGGTGACTGGCCGACGGTGGAGCTCGCCGAGCCACGGCATCTGAAGGAGGCGAGCGGCGTCGTGGCGGCGTACCTCGCCTGGCACCTGGAGCGGAGCCTGCGCTCGCTGGCCTACGTCGAGCGCTGA